TCGGGTTGTTGCCGGCGTAGGCGTAGAGATTGACGCCCCCCGCCAGCCCGATGGGATCCTGGGTGAGCAAGATCCTATCGCCCCGGGGCCCCGCCCGGTAGCCCGGCCGTCGGCCCGCCTCTGGCGGGGGGCATGCCCGTGTGCCACCCTCGCTCCTCCCAACCTGGAGCGCCCCATGCACCCGTGGCTCACCCGCTACCTCGACTGGCTCGAGGCCACCAACCATGCTCCCGCGACCCGCCGCAACTGCCGCCGCGCCGTGGAACGCTTTCTCGCCTGGGCCGGGCCCGAGGGCGACCCGCTCCCCGGCCTCCTCCCGGACACCCTCGAGGCCTACCAGTCGGCGCTCGCCCGGGCCTGCCGCCCCGATGGCGCGCCGCTGGGCTGGGGCACCCGGGCCGAGTACCTCGGAGCGCTCCGCGCGTTCCTGCGGTGGGCGGTGGCCCAGGGGCTGCTCGCCGCCGACCCCACGCGCCAGCTCATCCTGCCCCGGCGCCCGGTGCAGCTGCCCCGCGCGGTGCTCTCCCATCGCGAGGCCACGCGAGTGCTCCGCCAGCCCGATGCCACGACCCCGCTCGGACTGCGCGACCGCGCGCTCCTCGAGCTGCTCTATTCGAGCGGCATTCGTCGCGCGGAGGCGGCCGGGATCCGGATCGCGGACCTCGACCCGCCGCGGCGCGTGCTGCTCGTCCGCGCGGGGAAGGGCCAGCGGGACCGCGCGGTGCCGGTCGGCCGCCGGGCGCTGCAGTGGCTGGGACGGTACTTGCGCCGAGCCCGGCCCCGGCTGGCCGGGGCCTCCGATCCGGGATGGCTGTTCCTCTCCACGCGAGGCACCCGCGTCCGCCTCAATCACCTCTCTCCGCGCGGGTGGCCCGATACGTCGCCGGCGCCCGGGTGGGCAAGCCCGGCAGCTGCCACCTCTTCCGCCATTCCATGGCCACCCTCCTGCTCGATGGCGGCGCCGACGTGCGCGACGTGCAGGAGATCCTCGGCCACGCGAACCTTTCCACCACCGCCCGGTACACCCACCTCGCCATCGGGCGCCTGCTGGCCGTGCACGCGCGGGCCCATCCCGCCGAACGGCGCGGCGGCTAGACCGGCGCTACGGCGGATCGAGATGGACCACGAATGGCCCGGCCGTCCGACTGCCTGACCGCACAACCGACGCACCGGTCGCCACACCGGAACGGCTCGACAGGAGCCCTCGTGGACAGCATGTTCTATGATGCCCTCGGGCGCCGGGTGCGGAAGCAGATGGCCGCCGCGGACGAGTACTACGTATACGAGGGCGCCCAGGTCATCTTCGACCTCAACGCCGCGGGAACCGTGCTGCGGGAATACGCCCGGTATCCAGGGGGCGTGGACCAGCTCCTGGCCCTGCGGACCACGACCCCGGTCAGTGATACCCTGGCGGCGATCCTTGACCCGATCAACGGCACCGTGCGCGCCTGGCCCGGCCGGCCGGACCGGCGCCAAGGTGAAGGAGTACGCCGAGGCACCCTGGGGCGACGCGGTCGCGGACACGGGGGTCGTGGTGCGGTACCGCTTCGCGGGGCGGGAGTACGACAGCGAGAGCGGGCTCTACTACATGCGGGCGCGGTACTACGACCCGGCGCTCGGGCGGTGGATCAGCGAGGACCCGATCGGGGTCGAGGGGGGCCACAACCTGTTCGGGTACTCGGGCAACGATCCGGTCAATGTAGTGGATCCGTGGGGATTGGATCCGTTGTGCGGGGAGGGCTGGGTTCAGATCGTGACCCGTGGCGTAGACGAGAATGGTGTCCCGACTTGAGATTTGAAGTGTGAAAAAGCGGGAGGAGCAGGAAACGGCGGCTTCATCGGTCCAGGTACGGGTCGCAACGCGCCTCCGGGGTCGTCATTTCCTCACCGGCCTGCAGGTCCAAGAGGCAGGGGGGCAGGCGGGCCTCGGGGGACTACGACAGAGCGGGATGGCTCCGGCCCACGCACTTCCACTCTCCGCGAGTGTGCCGCGAGGGGCCGCGAGTACTACCGCGACGGGCTGGGTAACCTGGCCGGAAGGGCGGCGAGAGGTGTCATGGCGCTTGGCCGAGTCTATGCAACGGGTTCGATCCTGGGGCGGCGCCTTCCGTTCACTAGCCTAACTCAGCTGGCGTCCCGGGCCCCAGAGGTATGGGAGGTATGGCCACATCCGACATCTCCTATGGCAGGCTCGCTCGCCCTCGCTCCCAACCTCGCGGCGGTAGGGGCACAGGTGCTCAATACCGTAGGTGTCCTCGGGTGGGGCTTGACGGGGGGCGAGTGGGTCGGAACAGCAGCAATGTGCGCCTATAACTCCTCATGGTACGACTATTACTAGCATGCAGTGCCGTGCGATGGGTACGATGCCGCGCGATCTCAGTGCGCGGCAGCAATGATGAGGGATGTCATGGTGCTTGAGCGGAAGGGCGTGTCGCTATGGAGAAGGCTCAATCAGCCCCTCTCCGAACGGCACATGACTGCCATTGGAACATTGGGCTTCCTTGCTTTCGGCCTCAGCGGGCTCCTGAGTATGGTGGAGGGTGCACCATTCTCTGGAGAAAGAGCGCTCAGTCTGGTGGTGGGGATAGTCATGGGCGTCCACTGGCTTGGCTCGGCCCGTCGTACGAAGTCGTCCGGTGGAACTTCGTAGCACCATCCCCACAGGCGCGGTAGTTGACCGGCCCGCTTTGTCTGGTCCATTTGCTGCCAACGGTGATGGGGGCGAAGGATGCGGGCGTTTGTGCCGATGGGAAATGGCGCAGGCCTTGTCGTAATGGAAGAGGGCACTATGCCACCTGACGGCACGGAGACTGAAGTCGATTTCTGGACGTTTCTGCTGCTTTACGTCCTACTTGTCTCTGTTGGCGTAGCCCTCGCGCTCGCGGGCTCTAGGTGCTTATACCTTGATGGTACCTCAATTGTGGTCGCGTACTGCGGCGCGGTCTTCCTCTTTGCGGCGATTGAACGGCCCAGGGTGCTCTTCGTTGTTGTCCGGAGCATCGGGTGGTTCGCCTTGCTTCCGAGGCCGCTCATCAAGGCCCTCCTCATGATCTCCGGGGTGTTGCTGCTATTCGGAGCGCTCACGGGCAAGTTCCACTAACGTTGCCTTGAGGCCCGGTGACACGAGCTCGGTCGGCGCGGGGAGACCCGCTCCGTGGCGGCTGCGGCCGGCGTCGCGATCGTCACCGGAACAGACGCCCTTCTGGTCCTCGTCGCGCC
The Gemmatimonadota bacterium DNA segment above includes these coding regions:
- a CDS encoding tyrosine-type recombinase/integrase, whose translation is MHPWLTRYLDWLEATNHAPATRRNCRRAVERFLAWAGPEGDPLPGLLPDTLEAYQSALARACRPDGAPLGWGTRAEYLGALRAFLRWAVAQGLLAADPTRQLILPRRPVQLPRAVLSHREATRVLRQPDATTPLGLRDRALLELLYSSGIRRAEAAGIRIADLDPPRRVLLVRAGKGQRDRAVPVGRRALQWLGRYLRRARPRLAGASDPGWLFLSTRGTRVRLNHLSPRGWPDTSPAPGWASPAAATSSAIPWPPSCSMAAPTCATCRRSSATRTFPPPPGTPTSPSGACWPCTRGPIPPNGAAARPALRRIEMDHEWPGRPTA
- a CDS encoding RHS repeat-associated core domain-containing protein, translated to MMPSGAGCGSRWPPRTSTTYTRAPRSSSTSTPREPCCGNTPGIQGAWTSSWPCGPRPRSVIPWRRSLTRSTAPCAPGPAGRTGAKVKEYAEAPWGDAVADTGVVVRYRFAGREYDSESGLYYMRARYYDPALGRWISEDPIGVEGGHNLFGYSGNDPVNVVDPWGLDPLCGEGWVQIVTRGVDENGVPT